From the genome of Pseudomonas sihuiensis:
GGCCCTGCCGGCCAGTGCGCAGATCTACAAATACACCGACGCCAACGGCAACACGGTCTTCACCAATCAGCCTCCAGATGGCACGGCCGCCGAAAGCGTCAACCTGCCGCCAACCAATACGGTGGAGATGCAGACGCCGAGCATGCCGGCGAGCGACGACAACGCGCCAGCGCAGAGCGAAGCGCCCTACTCCGTACTGAGCCTCACCGGCATCCCTGACGACGAAGCCATGCGCGCCAACAACGGCACCTTCATCGTCGGCGTGAACATTCAGCCGCGCCTGCAGCCCGGCCACCAGCTACGCCTGATTCTCGATGGCGAGCCATACGGTCAGGCCAGCAACGTACCGAGCCTGCAACTGACCAACCTTGACCGTGGCGCACACAGCCTGGCGGTAGCAGTGGTGGCCGGCGAACGCATTATCCAGCAGAGCGCTACCGAAACCTTTACCGTGCAGCGCATCAGCGTCAACAGCCCTGCTCGCCCACCGGTCACGCCACCGCGCCCGACCCCAAGACCGACGAACTGACTACGATGCGTGCACTGCTGCTCTGCCTGCTGTTCATCACCCAAGCGGCTTTGGCTCAGGTCTATACCTACATCGACGCCGAAGGTAACCGCGTATTCACCGACAAACCACGCAACAGCAATGCCGAGCGGGTGATGCTCGCACCATCCAACAGCGTGGAGCTGAGCCAGCCCCCGTCTACGGTTCGCGTGACACCGCCTGCCGTCACCAAACCGACCGTGCATTACCAGGTACTGCGCATCCTTGTGCCGGAGCCGGACGCCTCGATCCATAACGGTTCCGGCGACATGATCGTTACCCTCACCAGCGAACCGGGCTTGCTGCCCGACCATAGCTACCGGCTGCTGCTCGACGGCGAACCTCAAGGCGAGATCAGCCGTAGCCCGGTCTTCTCCCTGAAGCACGTCGACCGCGGCACGCACCAACTGGTGGCAGAAATCATCGACTCCGCCGGCCTCATCGTCGAGCGCACGCCGGCACAGCCCTTCCACATGCACCGCATGAGCCTGGCGCAGAAGCGCAAGGTCAACCCGTGCAAGAAAGATGAATACGGCGTTCGCCCCGAGTGCCCGCTGAAAGACAAGCCCAAGGAAAAGGCCAGCATCCTTCCTTTCCTCTGAAAGCAGATTGCACCTTAATGGTGCAATCTGGCGCACCACCTCCTAAGCTCTCCCTGTTTTGGGTCGCTTTTCCCCGCCCGGCCTCGCCCCAGCACCACCAAAACCTGGCAGACCGCACAAATAATGCGTCTTTTCAGGGCCTTGGTTTGCTTCTTGCATTTTCCTGCCTATCGCCGGAACGCACTGCCTATGACCATCAACGACGCGCTGCACCGCCTGCTACTCGACAATCTGACCACCGCCACCCTGCTGCTCAACAGCCAGCTGTGCCTTGAGTACATGAACCCGGCGGCGGAAATGCTCCTGGCCGTCAGCGGCCAACGCAGCCACGGTCAGTTCATCAGCGAGCTGTTCACCGAATCGCCCGAGGCGCTGTCATCCTTGCGCCAGGCGGTGGAACAGGCGCACCCATTCAACAAGCGCGAAGCCGTATTGACCTCGGTCACCGGCCAGACGCTGACCGTGGACTACGCGGTAACACCGCTGTTCAGCATGGGCGAGACCCTGCTGCTGCTGGAAGTGCACCCGCGCGACCGCCTGCTGCGCATCACCAAGGAAGAGGCGCAGCTGTCCAAGCAGGAAACCACCAAACTGCTGGTGCGCGGCCTGGCCCACGAAATCAAGAATCCGCTCGGCGGCATTCGCGGTGCGGCGCAACTGCTGTCGCGCGAACTGCCCAACGAAGAGCTCAAGGACTACACCAACGTCATCATCGAAGAAGCCGACCGCTTGCGTAACCTGGTCGACCGCATGCTCGGCTCGAACAAGTTGCCGTCGCTGTCGATGACCAACGTGCACGAGGTGCTGGAGCGCGTCGCCAACCTGATCGAGGCGGAAAGCCAAGGCAGCATCACCTTGGTGCGCGACTACGACCCGAGCATTCCAGATCTGCTGATCGACCGTGAGCAGATGATCCAGGCCGTGCTCAATATCGTGCGCAACGCCATGCAGGCCATCGCCGGGCAGAAGCATGACATGGGCCTCGGGCGCATCAGCCTGCGTACCCGCACCCTGCGCCAGTTCACCATTGGCCATACGCGCCATCGCCTGGTGGTCAAGGTCGAGATCATCGACAACGGTCCCGGCATTCCGCCGGAACTGCAGGAAACCATCTTCTATCCCATGGTCAGCGGTCGTGCCGACGGCACCGGCCTGGGCCTGGCCATCACCCAGAACATCATCAGCCAGCACCAGGGGCTGATCGAGTGCGAGAGCTATCCCGGCCACACCGTATTCTCGATCTTCCTACCGCTGGAACAAGGAGCGCCCACGCCATGAGCCGCAGTGAAACCGTCTGGATTGTCGACGACGATCGTTCCATCCGCTGGGTACTGGAAAAGGCCCTGCAACAGGAAGGCATGACCACCCAGAGTTTCGACAGTGCCGACGGTGTACTCGCCCGCCTGACCCGCCAACAGCCGGACGTGATCATCTCCGACATCCGCATGCCCGGAGCCAGCGGCCTCGACCTGCTGGCACGCATCCGCGAGCTGTATCCACGCTTGCCGGTGATCATCATGACCGCGCATTCGGACCTGGACAGCGCAGTAGCCAGTTACCAGGGCGGCGCCTTCGAGTACCTGCCCAAGCCGTTCGACGTCGACGAGGCCGTTTCACTGGTCAAGCGCGCCTTCCAGCATGCTCAGGAACAGCAGAGCCTGGCCGTACCGGCGGCACAGGCGCGCACCCCTGAAATCATCGGTGAAGCACCGGCGATGCAGGAGGTGTTCCGTGCTATCGGCCGCTTGAGCCACTCCAATATCACCGTGCTGATCAACGGCGAATCCGGCACCGGTAAAGAACTGGTAGCGCATGCCCTGCATCGCCACAGCCCGCGGGCTGCCGCGCCCTTCATCGCGCTGAACATGGCGGCGATCCCCAAGGACCTGATGGAGTCCGAGCTGTTCGGCCACGAGAAAGGCGCCTTCACCGGCGCGGCCAACCAGCGCCGTGGCCGCTTCGAGCAAGCCGATGGCGGCACCCTGTTCCTCGACGAAATCGGCGACATGCCGGCCGACACCCAGACTCGTCTGCTGCGCGTGCTGGCCGATGGCGAGTTCTACCGCGTTGGCGGTCACACCCCGGTCAAGGTAGACGTGCGTATCATCGCCGCCACCCACCAGAACCTGGAAACCCTGGTGCAGGCCGGCAAGTTCCGCGAAGACCTGTTCCACCGTCTCAACGTCATTCGCATCCACATCCCGCGCCTGGCCGACCGCCGCGAGGATATCCCGACCTTGGCTCACCACTTCCTCGCCCGTGCCGCGCAGGAACTATCGGTCGAGCCGAAGCTGCTCAAGAGCGAAACCGAGGACTACCTCAAGCACCTGCCCTGGCCAGGCAACGTGCGCCAGTTGGAGAACACCTGCCGCTGGATCACCGTCATGGCCTCGGGTCGCGAAGTGCACGTCGACGACCTGCCGCCCGAGCTGCTGACCCAGCCGCAGGACGCCGCACCGGTGACCAACTGGGAGCAGGCGCTACGCCTGTGGGCCGACCAGGCCCTGGCGCGTGGCCAGTCCAACCTGCTCGACAGCGCTGTGCCGGCGTTCGAGCGCATCATGATCGAGACCGCGCTCAAGCACACCGCCGGCCGCCGCCGCGACGCCGCCTTGCTGCTGGGCTGGGGTCGTAACACCCTGACCCGCAAGATCAAGGAACTGGACATGAAGGTCGACGGCGGGGACGACGACGACAGCGACGACTGATCCCGCCAACGCTACGAAAAAGGGCATTCCGTGGGATGCCCTTTTCATTTTCCCCGGAGTGCATCCGGGCAACGGCGCTTGATTCCCCTGACTCAACCGCGCTGTGCGTTCTTGATCGAGATCTGCGTATTGAGCGTCCAGAAGTCATAGAGCACGCCGACCAGGAACAAACCGCCGGTGAACAGGTAGATGATCCCGGTGATCCACTTGCCCTGATACATGCGGTGCACGCCGAACACGCCGAGGAAGGTCAGCAGGATCCACGCCACGTTGTAGTCAGTATCACCTGCGGTAAAACGCAGGTCGGCCTCGCGATCCATCGCCGGGATCAGAAACAGGTCGATGATCCAACCGATGAAGAACAATCCCAGGGTGAAAAACCAGATGGTGCCTGTGACCGGCTTGCCATAGTAGAAGCGGTGGGAACCGAGAAAACCGAAGATCCACAGCAGGTAGCCGATCAGCTTGCTGTGCGTATCCTGTCGTTGCATGACGAACTCCTTGTGCGAGATGCAGCTATGACGCTGAGCGCCGAGTGAAGGTTTCATTTGCAATGAGGCAACGCAACACAACGAATGACTTGATAGCTGTACGACACCTATATACTGTATAAAAAAACAGTACAGATATGGCCTGCCATGCAACTGATTGAAAAGCTCACCATCCTCGCCGACGCCGCCAAGTATGACGCCTCCTGCGCCAGCAGCGGCGCACCAAAACGCAGCTCCAAGGGCAAGGACGGCATCGGTTCGACCAATGGCATGGGCATCTGCCACAGCTATACACCGGACGGGCGCTGCGTGGCGCTGCTGAAGGTCCTGCTGACCAACTTCTGCCTGTACGACTGCCAATACTGCATCAACCGTCGTTCCAGTGACGTACCTCGCGCGCGCTTTACCCCCGAGGAAGTAGTGACGCTGACACTGGACTTCTACAAGCGCAACTGCATCAGCGGCCTGTTCCTCAGCTCCGGCATCATCCGCTCGGCCGACTACACCATGGAGCAGTTGATTCGCGTCGCCAAGCTGCTGCGTCAGGAGCACCAGTTCCGCGGCTACATTCACCTCAAGACCATTCCCGATGCCGCACCGGAGTTGATCGCCGAAGCCGGCCTGTACGCTGACCGCCTCAGCGCCAATATCGAGCTGCCCACCGAAACCAGCCTGGTGCGCCTGGCACCGGAAAAGAACGTCGGCAGCATCCACCAGGCCATGCACAACATTAATCTCGGCGAGCGCGAGGCCCAGGAAGAACGTCGCGCGCCACGTTTCGCCCCAGCCGGACAAAGCACGCAGATGATCGTCGGCGCCGACGCCACCGATGACAGCACCATCCTGCACAACGCCCAGAGCCTGTATCACGACTACCGCCTGCGCCGCGTCTACTACTCGGCGTTCAGCCCGATTCCTCAAAGCCCGAAAACCGTTCCCTTCGAGGCGCCGCCGCTGCTGCGCGAGCATCGCCTGTACCAGGCCGACTTCCTCATGCGCGGCTACGGTTTCAGCGCCACGGAGCTGCTCGCCGGTCCCGGCAACCTGGCGCTGGACATCGACCCCAAGCTGGCCTGGGCCCTGGCCAACCGCGAGCAGTTTCCCGTCGATCTCAACCGCGCCGACGAATCACTGATCGCCCGCGTGCCCGGCATCGGTGTGCTCAGCGCACGACGCCTGGGCGCGCTGCGGCGGGAACGGCGTATCCGCTACGAAGACCTGACCCGCCTGCGCTGCGTACTGGAAAAGGCCAAGCCGTTTATCGTCACTCAGGACTACCGGCCACCGCGCGCCGAACACGAATCCGTGGTGCTGCGTCAGCAACTGCGCGACACCCCGGCACAGATGGCCTTGTGGTGATGCATAGCCTGCGCTTCGACGGCAGCTTCGCCACCTGGCGCCAGGCCGCACGCCACGCCTTGTTGCAAGGCCTGACCCCGCACCAGTTGCAATGGCTGGACGAGGAGGCGCCGCCCAGCCTGTTCGACCAACCCGCCGAACGCGCGCCGGAGCCCAATGGTCGCTTGCGCGTGTCCCCCGAACTGCTGGACTTGCTGGAGAGCGCCTCCCAGTACCGCGGCGATGAACGCTGGAGCCTGCTCTACCGCGTGCTCTGGCGCTTCGTGCAGGGTGAACGCAGCGCTGTGCTGGCCGGCGATCCGGACGGCAGCGAGCTGCATCGCCGGCTCAAGGCGGTGCGCCGCGAGGCGCATCACCTGCATGCCTTCGTGCGTTTCCAGCCATGCAAAATCCCTGACGCGCCGGACTTCGTCGCCTGGTTCGAACCCGCGCATGACATTCTCGCCTCGGCCAGCGGGCACTTCGCCGAACGCCTGGGCAAACACAGCTGGCTGATCGCCACGCCGCGTGACGGCGTGTACTGGGATGGCCAGCGCCTGCAGCACGAACGCCGCTGCCCGGCGCAATGGCAAGCCTGGGCGCAACAGCCCGAGGATGATGGCCAGGCGCTGTGGCGTGCCTATTACGGCAGCACCTTCAACCCGGCGCGACTCAACCGCACGGTGATGCAGCAACATCTGCCACTGAGATTCTGGAAGCACCTGCCGGAAGGCCCGCTGATTCCGCAACTGATGAGCGAAGCACGCGCCGGCGCACAGCGCGATGGCCAGGCATTGGTGCTGGCCGGCAGGAAGGGCAAACGCATCGCCCAGATAAACGAAGGGGACGCAGCGCGTCCCCCGTCAGGTAGCGTCAGCGGAAGCGACGCCCCGGATCTTCCTCGCTGACCTCCAGCGCCAAACCCTGGGCCATGCTGGTCAGGTGATCGCCATCGGTTTCCGAACCGAGCTTGATCATCAGGCGCAGGTCGTTGGCCGAGTCGGCGTAGAGCAGCGCATCTTCGTAGGTGATCTCGCCCTGGGTGTAGAGGTTGTACAGCGCCTGGTCGAAGGTCTGCATGCCCTGCTCGGTGGAGCGCTTCATCAGTCCCTTGAGCTCGTGCACCTCGCCCTTGCGGATCAGGTCGGCGGCCAGCGGGGTGTTGATCAGCACCTCGATCACTGCGCGGCGACCCTTGCCGTCCGGAGTTGGAATCAGTTGCTGAGCGACGATAGCCTTGAGGTTGAGCGACAGGTCCATCCACACCTGGTTTTGCCGGTCGGCCGGGAAGAAGTTGATGATGCGGTCCAGCGCCTGGTTGGCGTTGTTGGCGTGCAGAGTAGCCAGGCACAGGTGACCGGTTTCGGCGAAGGCCACGGCATGATCCATGGTCTCGCGGGTCCGCACCTCACCGATGAGGATCACGTCCGGCGCCTGACGCAGGGTGTTCTTCAGCGCCACTTCGAAGGACTCGGTGTCGATGCCCACTTCACGCTGGGTGACGATGCAACTCTGATGCTGGTGGATG
Proteins encoded in this window:
- the ntrC gene encoding nitrogen regulation protein NR(I); translated protein: MSRSETVWIVDDDRSIRWVLEKALQQEGMTTQSFDSADGVLARLTRQQPDVIISDIRMPGASGLDLLARIRELYPRLPVIIMTAHSDLDSAVASYQGGAFEYLPKPFDVDEAVSLVKRAFQHAQEQQSLAVPAAQARTPEIIGEAPAMQEVFRAIGRLSHSNITVLINGESGTGKELVAHALHRHSPRAAAPFIALNMAAIPKDLMESELFGHEKGAFTGAANQRRGRFEQADGGTLFLDEIGDMPADTQTRLLRVLADGEFYRVGGHTPVKVDVRIIAATHQNLETLVQAGKFREDLFHRLNVIRIHIPRLADRREDIPTLAHHFLARAAQELSVEPKLLKSETEDYLKHLPWPGNVRQLENTCRWITVMASGREVHVDDLPPELLTQPQDAAPVTNWEQALRLWADQALARGQSNLLDSAVPAFERIMIETALKHTAGRRRDAALLLGWGRNTLTRKIKELDMKVDGGDDDDSDD
- a CDS encoding DUF4124 domain-containing protein — encoded protein: MRPLLACLLLALALPASAQIYKYTDANGNTVFTNQPPDGTAAESVNLPPTNTVEMQTPSMPASDDNAPAQSEAPYSVLSLTGIPDDEAMRANNGTFIVGVNIQPRLQPGHQLRLILDGEPYGQASNVPSLQLTNLDRGAHSLAVAVVAGERIIQQSATETFTVQRISVNSPARPPVTPPRPTPRPTN
- a CDS encoding putative DNA modification/repair radical SAM protein: MQLIEKLTILADAAKYDASCASSGAPKRSSKGKDGIGSTNGMGICHSYTPDGRCVALLKVLLTNFCLYDCQYCINRRSSDVPRARFTPEEVVTLTLDFYKRNCISGLFLSSGIIRSADYTMEQLIRVAKLLRQEHQFRGYIHLKTIPDAAPELIAEAGLYADRLSANIELPTETSLVRLAPEKNVGSIHQAMHNINLGEREAQEERRAPRFAPAGQSTQMIVGADATDDSTILHNAQSLYHDYRLRRVYYSAFSPIPQSPKTVPFEAPPLLREHRLYQADFLMRGYGFSATELLAGPGNLALDIDPKLAWALANREQFPVDLNRADESLIARVPGIGVLSARRLGALRRERRIRYEDLTRLRCVLEKAKPFIVTQDYRPPRAEHESVVLRQQLRDTPAQMALW
- a CDS encoding TIGR03915 family putative DNA repair protein; translation: MHSLRFDGSFATWRQAARHALLQGLTPHQLQWLDEEAPPSLFDQPAERAPEPNGRLRVSPELLDLLESASQYRGDERWSLLYRVLWRFVQGERSAVLAGDPDGSELHRRLKAVRREAHHLHAFVRFQPCKIPDAPDFVAWFEPAHDILASASGHFAERLGKHSWLIATPRDGVYWDGQRLQHERRCPAQWQAWAQQPEDDGQALWRAYYGSTFNPARLNRTVMQQHLPLRFWKHLPEGPLIPQLMSEARAGAQRDGQALVLAGRKGKRIAQINEGDAARPPSGSVSGSDAPDLPR
- a CDS encoding DUF4124 domain-containing protein, giving the protein MRALLLCLLFITQAALAQVYTYIDAEGNRVFTDKPRNSNAERVMLAPSNSVELSQPPSTVRVTPPAVTKPTVHYQVLRILVPEPDASIHNGSGDMIVTLTSEPGLLPDHSYRLLLDGEPQGEISRSPVFSLKHVDRGTHQLVAEIIDSAGLIVERTPAQPFHMHRMSLAQKRKVNPCKKDEYGVRPECPLKDKPKEKASILPFL
- a CDS encoding PilT/PilU family type 4a pilus ATPase → MEFEKLLRLMVEKGGSDLFITAGVPPSMKVNGKIMPVTKNAMSPEQTRETVLGVMNEAQRRDFAENHECNFAISARGIGRFRVSAFYQRNLVGMVLRRIETNIPTIDDLKLPEILKKLALTKRGLVLFVGATGTGKSTSLAAMIGYRNKNSSGHIISIEDPIEYIHQHQSCIVTQREVGIDTESFEVALKNTLRQAPDVILIGEVRTRETMDHAVAFAETGHLCLATLHANNANQALDRIINFFPADRQNQVWMDLSLNLKAIVAQQLIPTPDGKGRRAVIEVLINTPLAADLIRKGEVHELKGLMKRSTEQGMQTFDQALYNLYTQGEITYEDALLYADSANDLRLMIKLGSETDGDHLTSMAQGLALEVSEEDPGRRFR
- the glnL gene encoding nitrogen regulation protein NR(II), which codes for MTINDALHRLLLDNLTTATLLLNSQLCLEYMNPAAEMLLAVSGQRSHGQFISELFTESPEALSSLRQAVEQAHPFNKREAVLTSVTGQTLTVDYAVTPLFSMGETLLLLEVHPRDRLLRITKEEAQLSKQETTKLLVRGLAHEIKNPLGGIRGAAQLLSRELPNEELKDYTNVIIEEADRLRNLVDRMLGSNKLPSLSMTNVHEVLERVANLIEAESQGSITLVRDYDPSIPDLLIDREQMIQAVLNIVRNAMQAIAGQKHDMGLGRISLRTRTLRQFTIGHTRHRLVVKVEIIDNGPGIPPELQETIFYPMVSGRADGTGLGLAITQNIISQHQGLIECESYPGHTVFSIFLPLEQGAPTP
- a CDS encoding NINE protein; this encodes MQRQDTHSKLIGYLLWIFGFLGSHRFYYGKPVTGTIWFFTLGLFFIGWIIDLFLIPAMDREADLRFTAGDTDYNVAWILLTFLGVFGVHRMYQGKWITGIIYLFTGGLFLVGVLYDFWTLNTQISIKNAQRG